One segment of Carassius auratus strain Wakin chromosome 2, ASM336829v1, whole genome shotgun sequence DNA contains the following:
- the LOC113121131 gene encoding integrin beta-1-B-like isoform X3 codes for MDVKLLLFSLLLGLSRAQQDGNECTKASAQSCGECIQAGEKCGWCIDKDFLKQGEQKSTRCDEIEALIKKGCSETNIQNPRGTVSVNKNKPLSDRTKDGVKLKPDEITQIQPQKLTLDLRSGEAQKFNLTFKRAEDYPIDLYYLMDLSYSMKDDLENVKNLGTALMSEMQKITSDFRIGFGSFVEKTVMPYISTTPAKLLNPCSSDQNCTSPFSYKNVLSLTSEGYQFNELVSKQQISGNLDSPEGGFDAIMQVAVCANQIGWRNVTRLLVFSTDAGFHFAGDGKLGGIVLPNDGKCHLQDNMYTMSHYYDYPSIAHLVQKLSENNIQTIFAVTEEFHPVYQELKNLIPKSAVGTLSSDSGNVINLIIDAYKSLSSEIILENNRLPEGVSISYVSHCKNGVSQEGENGRKCSNISIGDQVTFEVSITAKGCPSNDKPETIKIKPQGFTEEVEIVLNFICECACHKGGIPNSSECSGGNGTLECGACRCNEGRIGRLCECSKDEVRTDDLDANCRMDNGTDICSNNGDCVCGTCECKKRDNPEERYSGKFCECDNFSCDRSNNKLCGGHGRCECRKCMCDANYTGSACDCSLDTSTCLASNKQICNGRGTCDCGQCKCTDLKFQGPTCEICPTCPGVCTEHKDCVQCRAFGTGEKKDTCNEQCNNFILVKKKKKEELPQPNDQPYINHCKERDANDCWFFFTYATKNDSTVEVHVVEELECPSGPDIIPIVAGVVAGIVLMG; via the exons ATGGATGTGAAGCTGCTCCTGTTTTCACTTCTTCTTGGACTCAGTAGGGCACAACAAG atggtAACGAGTGCACCAAGGCCTCAGCCCAGTCCTGTGGAGAATGCATTCAGGCCGGAGAAAAGTGTGGCTGGTGTATAGACAAG GACTTTCTGAAACAGGGTGAGCAGAAGTCCACACGCTGTGATGAGATTGAAGCTCTGATTAAGAAGGGCTGCTCTGAAACCAACATACAAAATCCTCGGGGGACTGTTAGTGTCAACAAGAACAAACCTTTATCCGACCGCACGAAGGATGGAGTAAAACTGAAGCCGGACGAGATCACCCAGATTCAACCACAGAAACTCACCCTAGACCTCAGATCAG GTGAAGCTCAGAAGTTTAATCTGACATTCAAGAGGGCTGAGGATTATCCTATAGATCTCTACTACCTGATGGACCTCAGCTACTCAATGAAAGATGATTTAGAGAACGTCAAAAACCTGGGAACCGCCCTTATGAGTGAAATGCAAAAGATCACATCAGACTTCAGGATTG GCTTTGGCTCCTTTGTGGAGAAAACTGTCATGCCGTACATCAGCACAACACCAGCCAAACTGCTAAACCCCTGCTCATCAGACCAGAACTGCACCAGCCCGTTCAGCTATAAAAATGTGCTGAGTTTGACTTCAGAAGGATATCAGTTTAATGAGCTTGTTAGCAAGCAGCAGATCTCGGGAAATCTGGACTCACCAGAGGGAGGGTTCGATGCCATCATGCAAGTGGCTGTCTGTGCG AATCAGATCGGCTGGAGGAATGTTACCCGTCTGCTTGTGTTTTCCACGGATGCTGGATTCCACTTCGCTGGAGACGGAAAACTGGGTGGCATCGTGCTTCCTAATGATGGGAAATGCCATCTGCAAGATAACATGTACACCATGAGCCATTACTAC GACTATCCTTCGATTGCACACCTTGTTCAAAAATTAAGTGAAAACAACATTCAGACCATTTTTGCAGTAACTGAAGAGTTCCATCCAGTTTACCAG GAGCTGAAAAACCTCATTCCAAAGTCAGCTGTGGGAACGCTATCCTCGGACTCGGGCAATGTGATAAACCTGATTATTGATGCATATAAA TCTCTGTCCTCTGAGATCATTCTGGAGAACAATAGGCTCCCTGAAGGTGTGTCCATCTCCTACGTCTCCCACTGCAAGAATGGAGTGAGCCAAGAAGGAGAAAATGGACGAAAGTGCTCCAACATCTCCATTGGGGATCAG GTGACGTTTGAAGTATCGATCACGGCTAAAGGCTGTCCATCTAATGACAAACCAGAGACTATAAAGATCAAGCCGCAGGGCTTCACGGAGGAGGTGGAGATCGTCCTCAACTTCATCTGTGAATGTGCGTGTCATAAAGGGGGAATCCCGAACAGTTCGGAGTGTAGCGGCGGCAACGGTACCCTGGAGTGTGGAGCATGCAG GTGCAATGAGGGACGTATCGGCAGACTTTGTGAATGTAGTAAAGACGAGGTCAGAACAGATGATCTGGACGCGAACTGCCGCATGGATAACGGGACGGACATCTGCAGCAACAATGGGGACTGCGTTTGTGGAACATGTGAGTGCAAGAAAAGAGACAACCCTGAGGAGAGATACAGCGGGAAGTTCTGCGAGTGTGACAACTTCAGCTGCGACCGCTCCAACAACAAGCTCTGCGGAG GTCATGGTCGTTGTGAATGCCGAAAGTGTATGTGTGACGCTAACTACACGGGCAGTGCGTGCGACTGCTCTCTGGACACCTCCACCTGTCTGGCCAGTAACAAACAGATCTGTAACGGTCGGGGCACCTGCGACTGCGGCCAGTGCAAATGTACCGACTTAAAGTTTCAGGGTCCAACTTGTGAAATCTGCCCAACCTGCCCCGGAGTCTGTACTGAACACAA GGATTGCGTCCAGTGCCGAGCATTTGGTACTGGTGAAAAGAAAGACACGTGTAACGAACAATGTAACAACTTCATTCttgtaaagaagaagaagaaggaagaACTTCCTCAGCCCAACGACCAGCCATACATCAATCACTGCAAAGAGCGCGATGCTAATGACTGTTGGTTCTTCTTCACCTACGCTACTAAGAACGACAGCACCGTTGAGGTCCATGTGGTAGAGGAACTTG AGTGTCCCTCTGGCCCTGACATCATCCCCATCGTTGCGGGTGTGGTCGCAGGAATCGTTCtgatgggctag
- the LOC113121131 gene encoding integrin beta-1-A-like isoform X1 yields MDVKLLLFSLLLGLSRAQQDGNECTKASAQSCGECIQAGEKCGWCIDKDFLKQGEQKSTRCDEIEALIKKGCSETNIQNPRGTVSVNKNKPLSDRTKDGVKLKPDEITQIQPQKLTLDLRSGEAQKFNLTFKRAEDYPIDLYYLMDLSYSMKDDLENVKNLGTALMSEMQKITSDFRIGFGSFVEKTVMPYISTTPAKLLNPCSSDQNCTSPFSYKNVLSLTSEGYQFNELVSKQQISGNLDSPEGGFDAIMQVAVCANQIGWRNVTRLLVFSTDAGFHFAGDGKLGGIVLPNDGKCHLQDNMYTMSHYYDYPSIAHLVQKLSENNIQTIFAVTEEFHPVYQELKNLIPKSAVGTLSSDSGNVINLIIDAYKSLSSEIILENNRLPEGVSISYVSHCKNGVSQEGENGRKCSNISIGDQVTFEVSITAKGCPSNDKPETIKIKPQGFTEEVEIVLNFICECACHKGGIPNSSECSGGNGTLECGACRCNEGRIGRLCECSKDEVRTDDLDANCRMDNGTDICSNNGDCVCGTCECKKRDNPEERYSGKFCECDNFSCDRSNNKLCGGHGRCECRKCMCDANYTGSACDCSLDTSTCLASNKQICNGRGTCDCGQCKCTDLKFQGPTCEICPTCPGVCTEHKDCVQCRAFGTGEKKDTCNEQCNNFILVKKKKKEELPQPNDQPYINHCKERDANDCWFFFTYATKNDSTVEVHVVEELECPSAPDIIPIVAGVVAGIVLIGLALLLIWKLLMIIHDRREFAKFEKEKSNARWDTGDNPIYKSAVTTVVNPKYEGK; encoded by the exons ATGGATGTGAAGCTGCTCCTGTTTTCACTTCTTCTTGGACTCAGTAGGGCACAACAAG atggtAACGAGTGCACCAAGGCCTCAGCCCAGTCCTGTGGAGAATGCATTCAGGCCGGAGAAAAGTGTGGCTGGTGTATAGACAAG GACTTTCTGAAACAGGGTGAGCAGAAGTCCACACGCTGTGATGAGATTGAAGCTCTGATTAAGAAGGGCTGCTCTGAAACCAACATACAAAATCCTCGGGGGACTGTTAGTGTCAACAAGAACAAACCTTTATCCGACCGCACGAAGGATGGAGTAAAACTGAAGCCGGACGAGATCACCCAGATTCAACCACAGAAACTCACCCTAGACCTCAGATCAG GTGAAGCTCAGAAGTTTAATCTGACATTCAAGAGGGCTGAGGATTATCCTATAGATCTCTACTACCTGATGGACCTCAGCTACTCAATGAAAGATGATTTAGAGAACGTCAAAAACCTGGGAACCGCCCTTATGAGTGAAATGCAAAAGATCACATCAGACTTCAGGATTG GCTTTGGCTCCTTTGTGGAGAAAACTGTCATGCCGTACATCAGCACAACACCAGCCAAACTGCTAAACCCCTGCTCATCAGACCAGAACTGCACCAGCCCGTTCAGCTATAAAAATGTGCTGAGTTTGACTTCAGAAGGATATCAGTTTAATGAGCTTGTTAGCAAGCAGCAGATCTCGGGAAATCTGGACTCACCAGAGGGAGGGTTCGATGCCATCATGCAAGTGGCTGTCTGTGCG AATCAGATCGGCTGGAGGAATGTTACCCGTCTGCTTGTGTTTTCCACGGATGCTGGATTCCACTTCGCTGGAGACGGAAAACTGGGTGGCATCGTGCTTCCTAATGATGGGAAATGCCATCTGCAAGATAACATGTACACCATGAGCCATTACTAC GACTATCCTTCGATTGCACACCTTGTTCAAAAATTAAGTGAAAACAACATTCAGACCATTTTTGCAGTAACTGAAGAGTTCCATCCAGTTTACCAG GAGCTGAAAAACCTCATTCCAAAGTCAGCTGTGGGAACGCTATCCTCGGACTCGGGCAATGTGATAAACCTGATTATTGATGCATATAAA TCTCTGTCCTCTGAGATCATTCTGGAGAACAATAGGCTCCCTGAAGGTGTGTCCATCTCCTACGTCTCCCACTGCAAGAATGGAGTGAGCCAAGAAGGAGAAAATGGACGAAAGTGCTCCAACATCTCCATTGGGGATCAG GTGACGTTTGAAGTATCGATCACGGCTAAAGGCTGTCCATCTAATGACAAACCAGAGACTATAAAGATCAAGCCGCAGGGCTTCACGGAGGAGGTGGAGATCGTCCTCAACTTCATCTGTGAATGTGCGTGTCATAAAGGGGGAATCCCGAACAGTTCGGAGTGTAGCGGCGGCAACGGTACCCTGGAGTGTGGAGCATGCAG GTGCAATGAGGGACGTATCGGCAGACTTTGTGAATGTAGTAAAGACGAGGTCAGAACAGATGATCTGGACGCGAACTGCCGCATGGATAACGGGACGGACATCTGCAGCAACAATGGGGACTGCGTTTGTGGAACATGTGAGTGCAAGAAAAGAGACAACCCTGAGGAGAGATACAGCGGGAAGTTCTGCGAGTGTGACAACTTCAGCTGCGACCGCTCCAACAACAAGCTCTGCGGAG GTCATGGTCGTTGTGAATGCCGAAAGTGTATGTGTGACGCTAACTACACGGGCAGTGCGTGCGACTGCTCTCTGGACACCTCCACCTGTCTGGCCAGTAACAAACAGATCTGTAACGGTCGGGGCACCTGCGACTGCGGCCAGTGCAAATGTACCGACTTAAAGTTTCAGGGTCCAACTTGTGAAATCTGCCCAACCTGCCCCGGAGTCTGTACTGAACACAA GGATTGCGTCCAGTGCCGAGCATTTGGTACTGGTGAAAAGAAAGACACGTGTAACGAACAATGTAACAACTTCATTCttgtaaagaagaagaagaaggaagaACTTCCTCAGCCCAACGACCAGCCATACATCAATCACTGCAAAGAGCGCGATGCTAATGACTGTTGGTTCTTCTTCACCTACGCTACTAAGAACGACAGCACCGTTGAGGTCCATGTGGTAGAGGAACTTG